The DNA region CCAATGCGGTAACTTACAGTTTTTTCGAACCCCTAAATTCAACACAGCGCAAATTTATAAAGGAAGGTATTTTGGATATTTATGAATTGTTTACCAATCGTGTTGCCCAAGGAAGAAAAATGAGTTTAGATGAAGTGGAAGCCATTGCGCAAGGACGAGTTTGGACAGGAACCGATGCACTGAATATTGGTTTGGTAGATGAGATGGGGGGGCTTGACGTAGCTTTACAGCATGCAGCCGAAGCGGCCGAAATTCAAGACTATCAAATTAAGGAATTGCCCGTGTTCAAAAAAAATCTGGACGAGATGTTGGAAAAATTCGGATTGATAAAAACTAAGGAAACCATTCTTAAGGAAGAATTGGGAGCGGAAAATTATAAGGCTTTAAAAGAGATTAAATCTATGTCTGAAAAAAAGGGAATGCAATTATTGTTTCCTTTTTCAACAGATATAAAATAAAGCAGTGTTTCTTTCCTATAATGATGATTAAAACAGAAACGAGCGGAAATAATGTCGCTCGTTTTTTATTTATTTCTGCATTTTAAAATAGTAGTCTAACGAATGTTTTCCGGAGCCATAAACTAAGAAGAAAGCACAAACTAAAAGTGTAGTCAAGGCTAAAACTAGATTTCCAGCATGCATCTCACCTACAAAATTGATAAGTATGGCGCCTATTAGAATAGGTAGCTGTCCTAAAATAGCCCAGCGCGTTAACAGTCCAAAGGCGATTAGCAGTCCGCCAATAAAATGAGCGGGGGCAACATAATGTACCATAATCATACCGCCCGCCATATTTTGCATGGGCTTAAAAAGTTCCATGAGCATGGCGCTATTCGACATAAAATCGATGCCTTTAAAAAATAAAAAGCCGCCGAGTACAATACGTAACAGATCAATGGGCAAATAAGTATGGCGGTTGGCCCACTTATTTAGGGTTTTTATTGTATCCATGATTGAAAAGTTGTTGGTTTTCAATACATAAGATACGAAAAAATGGTCAGTTTTGGAAATTACACCTGAAGCACGCCCATATTAAAAGGTTTTTCAATGGGGGAGTGGTTAGCTGCTTCAATCCCCATGCTAATCCACGTTCGGGTGTCCAACGGGTCGATAATGGCATCGGTCCAAATACGTGCTGCAGCGTAGTATGGCGATACTTGGTTGTCGTAGCGGCTTTTTATTTTGTCGTAAAGTTCGGCTTCTTTTTCTTTGGTTATTTTTTCACCTTGTTTTTCCAAAGAAGCTTTTTCAATCTGCAGTAATACTTTAGCGGCTGAGTTTCCGCTCATAACGGCCAGTTCGGCACTAGGCCAAGCAACAATCAGCCTGGGATCATATGCTTTTCCGCACATGGCATAATTTCCAGCGCCGTAACTGTTACCTATCACAATGGTAAACTTGGGTACAACCGAATTACTCACGGCATTTACCATTTTAGCACCATCTTTTATTATGCCGCCGTGTTCGCTTTTGCT from Tamlana crocina includes:
- a CDS encoding DoxX family protein, which gives rise to MDTIKTLNKWANRHTYLPIDLLRIVLGGFLFFKGIDFMSNSAMLMELFKPMQNMAGGMIMVHYVAPAHFIGGLLIAFGLLTRWAILGQLPILIGAILINFVGEMHAGNLVLALTTLLVCAFFLVYGSGKHSLDYYFKMQK